CAAGATGGTGGAGGTCCTGCGGATCGGCAAGGAGAAACTCTCGGACAAAGGCACCACCAGCGCTAAGAAACGGGTGGATCCGCTGCGCCGCCAGACAGGCCTGGCAAGGGCCGAAATCGTGGACGCCATGATGGAGGTCTTCAGCGGCCGGTACGGGGCCACTCCGTCAGTCATCACCGAGGCGGAACTCGCCGCTGCGCAGGATCGCGTGGCGGCCAAGTTCGGCACTGGGGAGTGGCTGCACCGGGTGCCTTAGGACGCGGCGGGCGCGGCCTGGGCCGTAAGGGCCTGGGCCCGCAGGGCACGGTGAAGGTGGCTCCGCTGCTCGATGATGATCCGGCGCAGCGCACCGGGGGCTTCGGGATGCCCGGAGAGCCAATGGTCTGCGCGGACCAGGACCGGGTGTTCTTCGGGCTGCCCGTCGCCGAGGTCCTGGCCGGCCGGGAAGAGGCCGCGGACGATCCGGCTGGCAATCTCGATGCTGCGCCCGGCCCAGACTCCCTTCAGGCACTCGAAGTACGGTTCCACGAAGGGGTCCAGCAGGCCGTCCGGTGCCGTGTTGAAGCCTGCGATCGTCGCGCTAAGCAGTTGGTTGGACAGCGTGGTCCCGTGGACCGCGGCATCCCACGCTGCTGCCTTGACGGCCGCGTCCGGCCGGGCGGCCAGTGCCGTGGCATGTCCGGCGCGGCCGGAAGCCGTGGTGTCCCGGGACAATTCGGCATCCAACTCACCGGCGCCGGCCTGGCCGTGCGCAGCGAGGGCGTGCCACAGGCTCCACCGGAGTTCGGAATCTACGGCGAGGCCTTCCACCACTGTGGTGCCGTCCAGGATGCCCCGCACCGTATCCAGCTTCCCCGCGGCCTGCCTGCTGGTGGTGGCCAGTGCCCGCGCCCAGGCGAGCTGGTGGTCGGAGCCGGGTTCGGCCGCTTCCAGTTCCCCGGCAACCACTTCCAGGAAGGCGTCGCGGACCGCACCCCGGTCCGCAGCCGGGACGTAGCGTTCGACGGCGGTGTCGGCGTTGCCCAGCACGTTCAGCAGGACGCCGATGCCCGTTTCGCCCGGCCCGAAACTCTTTACAGCCGCAACGTAACGGGCTGCCGGAGCCACGCTGTCCCGGGCCGAATCCCAGAGCGCCGTCCAGCAGAGCGCCCGTGCCATCGGGTCCCGCAGGGCGCCGAGGGACGCCCGGACGGTTGCTTCGGAACGGGGATCCAGCCGCACCTTTGCGTAGCTGAGGTCGTCGTCGTTGATCAGGAGAAGCGCCGGCACTGGTTTGCCCGCCAACTCCGGGACCACCGTGCGCTGGCCGGCCAAGTCCGTTTCAACGCTGTCCACCCGGACCAGCGCGCCGTGGGCGTCGAAATCGTAGAGTCCGATCCGCAGGCGGTGCGGCCGCAGTTCCTGGCGTCCCGTGGTGGGGTCCACTGCGTCCTGGACGACCGTCACGTCGCCGAGCACGCCGTCGTGCTCTTCAATGTCCGCAGTGACGGTGGAAATCCCCGACGTCTGCAGCCACTGGCTGGCCCACAGGGCCAGGTCACGGCCTGACGCTTCGCCCAGAGCCGCCAGAAGGTCGGCCAGGGTGGTGTTGCCGTACTCATGCTTCCGGAAGTACTTTCGGGAGCCGGCAATGAACGCCTCGAAACCGACGTACGCCACCAGTTGCTTGAGCACGGACGCGCCTTTGGCATAGGTGATGCCGTCGAAGTTCTGCTTGGCCGCCTCGAGGTCTGGAATGTCGGCCACGATCGGATGGGTGGTGGGCAGCTGGTCCTGCACGTAGGCCCACGCCTTGCGGTTGTTCGCGAAGTTCACCCAGGCGGTGTCCCAGTCCGTGGCACGGTCCACGCCGAGTGTGCCCATGTAGTCGGCAAAGGATTCCTTGAGCCAGAGATCGTCCCACCACTGCATGGTCACCAGGTCGCCGAACCACA
This genomic window from Arthrobacter sp. 24S4-2 contains:
- the pepN gene encoding aminopeptidase N gives rise to the protein MSNENLQRDEAAKRSALITTHSYDVSLDVRQAPDPAVTGYTSRSVINFSAREPGATTFLDFISSDVHSVFLNGRSLSTADVVDGSRIRLDNLQAENQVTVAGTALYSTSGEGMHRFFDPADGQCYLYTQYEPADARRVFANFEQPDLKAEFTFHVMAPSDWQVASNGTEAGRTQLTSDPATSRWDFAATGRISTYITTVLAGPYFKAEDHWSGMLDDGTGLEVPLALYCRASMAESFDTANLFQLTKQGLGFFNNLFDYPYPWGKYDQAFVPEYNLGAMENPGLVTFTENYVFTSRAADSQYQARANTLMHEMAHMWFGDLVTMQWWDDLWLKESFADYMGTLGVDRATDWDTAWVNFANNRKAWAYVQDQLPTTHPIVADIPDLEAAKQNFDGITYAKGASVLKQLVAYVGFEAFIAGSRKYFRKHEYGNTTLADLLAALGEASGRDLALWASQWLQTSGISTVTADIEEHDGVLGDVTVVQDAVDPTTGRQELRPHRLRIGLYDFDAHGALVRVDSVETDLAGQRTVVPELAGKPVPALLLINDDDLSYAKVRLDPRSEATVRASLGALRDPMARALCWTALWDSARDSVAPAARYVAAVKSFGPGETGIGVLLNVLGNADTAVERYVPAADRGAVRDAFLEVVAGELEAAEPGSDHQLAWARALATTSRQAAGKLDTVRGILDGTTVVEGLAVDSELRWSLWHALAAHGQAGAGELDAELSRDTTASGRAGHATALAARPDAAVKAAAWDAAVHGTTLSNQLLSATIAGFNTAPDGLLDPFVEPYFECLKGVWAGRSIEIASRIVRGLFPAGQDLGDGQPEEHPVLVRADHWLSGHPEAPGALRRIIIEQRSHLHRALRAQALTAQAAPAAS